A stretch of Mesoplodon densirostris isolate mMesDen1 chromosome 7, mMesDen1 primary haplotype, whole genome shotgun sequence DNA encodes these proteins:
- the C7H11orf24 gene encoding uncharacterized protein C11orf24 homolog, which translates to MAQPGHTPRAAASHSSAKQQGTVSSLRNGRLGASGTAQPCSQLTCKMWTALVLIWVSSWSLSESYRTTQHPLLNKTLENSEQNSSVETITRVLNETSARMTSVTPSPITLTRGTWGGDPTSPAVTAGTTHRTEAGASVTAEGTPDGATSRVPTPPVPASAWRTPSSPHTQAPGRSTLSGPATRTTPTPATGAPTAAAAVASVSGPLGSHGHPGYIPGRATASPTVPLSPHTLNASIQGPTVQAPTPRTAADAASRPAPTLLNTTLERGSPSSASTSMTVGTTTKAPQPAASTAPAPAPHTSPAPPTRPNPVTSTPGAAGPGTPQTPEQDEPGSAPGTASMGPTPGSSGDSKEPPTDSCQLSTQGRYLVVSSEPLAQSPVNKSFLLAVLLLGVTLFITILVLFALQAYESYKKKDYTQVDYLINGMYADSEM; encoded by the exons ATTCCTCAGCCAAGCAGCAGGGAACTGTTAGCAGCCTGAGGAACGGCAGGCTGGGAGCCTCGGGCACTGCCCAGCCTTGCTCCCAGCTCACCTGCAAGATGTGGACAGCCCTCGTGCTCATTTGGGTTTCCTCCTGGTCCTTATCTGAAAGCTACCGGACAACCCAGCATCCAC TCCTCAACAAGACGCTGGAGAATTCAGAACAAAACTCATCCGTGGAAACCATTACAAGAGTCTTGAATGAAACGTCTGCAAGAATGACCTCAGTGACACCTTCTCCCATCACGTTGACCAGAGGGACTTGGGGAGGCGACCCCACCTCTCCTGCGGTCACAGCAGGGACAACGCACAGGACAGAGGCAGGCGCGTCAGTGACGGCAGAAGGGACCCCTGACGGAGCCACCTCCAGGGTGCCCACGCCGCCCGTCCCGGCATCTGCCTGGCGGACCCCGTCCTCACCCCACACACAGGCGCCTGGCAGGAGCACATTGTCTGGGCCAGCGACGCGCACGACACCCACGCCGGCCACAGGTGCTCCCACAGCTGCTGCGGCCGTGGCAAGTGTAAGCGGCCCCTTGGGCTCGCACGGTCATCCCGGGTACATCCCAGGCCGCGCCACAGCCAGCCCCACGGTGCCCCTGAGTCCCCACACACTTAACGCGTCCATACAGGGCCCCACTGTCCAGGCGCCGACGCCCCGGACTGCGGCTGACGCAGCAAGTAGGCCTGCGCCCACCCTCCTCAACACAACCCTGGAACGCGGCTCCCCCTCTTCGGCTTCCACATCCATGACAGTGGGGACCACGACCAAGGCCCCCCAGCCGGCTGCCAGCACAGCGCCAGCACCTGCCCCTCACACCAGCCCGGCCCCCCCGACACGGCCCAACCCCGTCACATCCACTCCGGGGGCCGCGGGGCCAGGCACCCCTCAGACGCCGGAGCAGGACGAGCCTGGATCCGCTCCTGGTACTGCTTCCATGGGGCCGACCCCTGGGAGCTCAGGGGACTCCAAGGAGCCACCCACAGACTCGTGCCAGCTCAGCACCCAAGGCCGGTACCTGGTGGTCTCCAGCGAGCCCCTGGCCCAGTCCCCAGTGAACAAAAGTTTCCTCCTGGCAGTGCTCTTGCTGGGGGTCACCCTCTTCATCACAATCCTGGTTCTGTTTGCCCTGCAGGCCTACGAGAGCTACAAGAAGAAGGACTACACGCAGGTGGATTATCTCATCAACGGCATGTACGCCGACTCGGAGATGTGA